A genomic segment from Actinomadura hallensis encodes:
- a CDS encoding lipoate--protein ligase family protein, translating into MHGEYKVPGGKLVVADVEVVDGLLRGPRISGDFFLEPDETLDVINRALEGLPARLDAKAIGERVAAALPRDTVMLGITAEAVGIAVRRALTRASDWREHDWRLIHEPPQEPLLHMALDQVLAEEVGAGRRPPTLRVWEWASPAVVIGSFQSLRNEVDAEAAERYGVEVVRRISGGGAMFIEPGNTITYSLYAPDTLVAGMSFAESYAFLDDWVLGALGELGIRAWYQPLNDITSDHGKIAGAAQKRLASGVVLHHVTMAYDIDAEKMVRVLRIGREKISDRGIASAVKRVDPLRRQTGMPRAAVIDRMIAHFANRYGLTRDRVTEDELRLAGKYAEEKFATPEWTARVP; encoded by the coding sequence ATGCACGGTGAGTACAAGGTTCCGGGCGGCAAGCTCGTCGTCGCCGACGTGGAGGTCGTGGACGGCCTCCTGCGCGGCCCGAGGATCAGCGGCGACTTCTTCCTGGAACCCGACGAGACTCTGGACGTCATCAACCGCGCCCTGGAGGGCCTTCCCGCGAGGCTCGACGCGAAGGCGATCGGTGAGCGCGTGGCGGCCGCCCTGCCTCGCGACACGGTCATGCTCGGCATCACCGCCGAGGCCGTGGGGATCGCGGTGCGGCGGGCCCTCACGCGCGCGTCGGACTGGCGCGAGCACGACTGGCGGCTGATCCACGAGCCGCCGCAGGAACCCCTGCTCCACATGGCGCTGGACCAGGTCCTCGCGGAGGAGGTCGGCGCGGGGCGGCGGCCTCCGACGCTGCGGGTGTGGGAGTGGGCGTCGCCCGCCGTGGTCATCGGCAGCTTCCAGTCGCTGCGCAACGAGGTCGACGCCGAGGCCGCCGAGCGGTACGGGGTGGAGGTGGTCCGGCGCATCAGCGGCGGCGGGGCGATGTTCATCGAACCCGGCAACACGATCACCTACTCGCTGTACGCGCCGGACACGCTGGTGGCGGGCATGTCGTTCGCGGAGAGCTACGCGTTCCTGGACGACTGGGTGCTCGGCGCGCTCGGCGAGCTCGGGATCAGGGCCTGGTACCAGCCGCTGAACGACATCACCTCCGACCACGGCAAGATCGCGGGCGCGGCGCAGAAGCGGCTGGCCTCCGGCGTCGTGCTGCACCACGTGACGATGGCGTACGACATCGACGCCGAGAAGATGGTGCGGGTGCTGCGCATCGGCAGGGAGAAGATCTCCGACCGGGGGATCGCCAGCGCGGTCAAGCGCGTCGACCCGCTGCGCCGCCAGACGGGGATGCCCCGCGCGGCGGTCATCGACCGGATGATCGCTCACTTCGCGAACCGGTACGGGCTGACCCGCGACCGGGTGACCGAGGACGAGCTGCGCCTCGCCGGCAAGTACGCCGAGGAGAAGTTCGCCACCCCCGAGTGGACCGCCCGCGTCCCCTGA
- a CDS encoding LysM peptidoglycan-binding domain-containing protein yields the protein MSSLFPAAPGRTSYRRSIENAFDVEEGEMPGSPDNHRTPIRLTRRGRAVVVAFIAAVALVLLWVTVGPGALAGGGESRAPSAPGETVVVDPGETLWEIASDIDPDGDPRLMVQRIMSLNGMADDPTVLPGQELRIPSR from the coding sequence ATGTCCTCGCTTTTTCCGGCCGCCCCCGGTAGAACATCGTACAGGCGTTCGATCGAAAATGCATTCGACGTCGAGGAGGGCGAGATGCCGGGTTCACCCGACAATCACCGGACTCCGATTCGTCTGACCCGCCGCGGCCGCGCCGTCGTGGTCGCCTTCATCGCCGCCGTCGCGCTCGTCCTTCTCTGGGTGACCGTGGGCCCCGGAGCCCTCGCCGGCGGAGGGGAAAGCCGTGCTCCATCGGCCCCCGGTGAGACCGTTGTGGTCGACCCCGGCGAGACCCTCTGGGAGATAGCCTCCGACATCGATCCGGACGGCGATCCCCGCCTCATGGTCCAGCGCATCATGAGCCTCAACGGAATGGCGGACGACCCCACCGTCCTGCCGGGGCAGGAGCTCCGGATCCCCTCGCGCTGA
- the nrdR gene encoding transcriptional regulator NrdR, whose amino-acid sequence MHCPFCRNPDTKVIDSRSADDGAAIRRRRSCSECGKRFTTQENVLVMVAKRSGVTEPFSREKIIAGVRRACQGRPVDEDALAKLGQRVEEEIRSSGSAEIPSHEIGLAILGPLSELDEVAYLRFASVYRSFESLDDFAKEIEALRKAGSSGEPGPSR is encoded by the coding sequence GTGCACTGCCCGTTCTGCCGCAACCCTGACACCAAAGTGATCGACAGCCGCTCCGCCGACGACGGGGCCGCCATCAGGCGCCGCCGGTCGTGCTCGGAATGCGGCAAGCGCTTCACGACCCAGGAGAATGTGCTCGTGATGGTGGCCAAGCGAAGCGGGGTCACCGAGCCGTTCTCCAGAGAAAAGATCATCGCCGGTGTGCGCAGGGCCTGCCAGGGCCGTCCGGTCGACGAGGATGCGCTCGCGAAGCTGGGCCAGCGGGTCGAGGAGGAGATCAGATCCTCCGGCTCCGCGGAAATCCCCTCGCACGAGATCGGTCTCGCGATCCTGGGGCCGCTCAGCGAGCTCGACGAGGTCGCCTATCTGCGATTCGCCTCGGTCTACCGGAGCTTCGAGTCGCTGGACGACTTCGCCAAGGAGATCGAAGCACTGCGGAAGGCCGGTTCCTCGGGGGAGCCCGGTCCGTCCAGGTAG
- the leuS gene encoding leucine--tRNA ligase: MNDGYDPRAIQDKWQARWEELEPFKAEEKDDGRERRYALDMFPYPSGDLHMGHAEAFAIGDVPARYWFQRGFNVLHPIGWDSFGLPAENAAIKRNSHPAEWTYDNIETQAASFRRYAPSFDWSRRLHTSDPEYYKWTQWLFLRFYERGLAYRKGGNVNWCPKDQTVLANEQVVGGHCERCGTLVEKRVLTQWYFKITDYADRLLDDMDQLEGKWPDRVLLMQRNWIGRSTGADVDFVIEGRDEPVTVYTTRPDTLYGATFMVVAADAPLAEEICAPEHRAAFEAYRDEVSRESEIERLSAEREKTGVFLGRYAVNPVNGERLPIWASDYVLADYGHGVIMAVPAHDQRDLDFALKFGLPVRVVVDTGQPDPAETGVATPGDGAIVNSGPIDGLSKDDAIARITEILEERGTGRASVNYRLRDWLVSRQRFWGCPIPIVHCESCGEVPVPDDQLPVTLPEGLRGADLAPKGTSPLAAATDWVNVSCPKCGGAATRDTDTMDTFVDSSWYFFRYCSPGYEDGPFDVEQVRKWMPVDQYTGGVEHAILHLLYSRFFTKVLYDMGMVDFTEPFRRLLNQGQVINQGKAMSKSLGNGVDLGEQIAEFGVDVVRLALLFAGPPEDDIDWADVSTHGMSKFLSRVHRIATEVSSAPGVDVTSGDPALRRVTARTIDETTTQIENQRFNVAIARIMELVSATRKAIDSGPGPADPAVREAAETVAVMLSLFAPYTAEEAWELLGREAPVIRAGWPSADPALLVEEAVTCVVQIAGKVRDRLEVPPGITEQDLERLALDSPKIKDALGGAEIAKVIVRPPKIVNIVPKR; the protein is encoded by the coding sequence CTGAACGACGGGTACGACCCACGGGCGATCCAGGACAAATGGCAGGCCCGCTGGGAGGAACTCGAACCGTTCAAGGCCGAGGAGAAGGACGATGGCCGCGAACGGCGCTACGCGCTGGACATGTTCCCCTACCCCAGCGGCGACCTGCACATGGGCCACGCCGAGGCGTTCGCCATCGGCGACGTCCCCGCGCGCTACTGGTTCCAGCGCGGGTTCAACGTCCTGCACCCCATCGGGTGGGACTCGTTCGGCCTGCCCGCCGAGAACGCCGCCATAAAGCGCAACTCGCACCCCGCCGAGTGGACGTACGACAACATCGAGACCCAGGCGGCCTCGTTCCGGCGCTACGCGCCGTCCTTCGACTGGTCGCGGCGCCTGCACACCTCCGACCCCGAGTACTACAAGTGGACGCAGTGGTTGTTCCTGCGGTTCTACGAGCGGGGCCTGGCCTACCGCAAGGGCGGCAACGTCAACTGGTGCCCCAAGGACCAGACCGTCCTGGCGAACGAGCAGGTCGTCGGCGGGCACTGCGAACGCTGCGGCACCCTGGTCGAGAAGCGCGTCCTGACCCAGTGGTACTTCAAGATCACTGACTACGCGGACCGGCTGCTGGACGACATGGACCAGCTGGAGGGCAAGTGGCCCGACCGCGTCCTGCTGATGCAGCGCAACTGGATCGGCCGCTCCACCGGCGCCGACGTCGACTTCGTCATCGAGGGACGCGACGAGCCCGTCACCGTCTACACCACCCGGCCCGACACCCTGTACGGCGCGACGTTCATGGTCGTCGCCGCCGACGCCCCGCTGGCGGAGGAGATCTGCGCGCCCGAGCACCGGGCCGCGTTCGAGGCGTACCGCGACGAGGTGTCCCGCGAGAGCGAGATAGAGCGCCTGTCCGCCGAGCGGGAGAAGACCGGCGTGTTCCTGGGCCGCTACGCGGTCAACCCCGTCAACGGGGAGCGGCTGCCGATCTGGGCGTCCGACTACGTCCTGGCCGACTACGGGCACGGCGTGATCATGGCGGTGCCGGCGCACGACCAGCGCGACCTGGACTTCGCGCTGAAGTTCGGCCTGCCCGTCCGCGTCGTCGTCGACACCGGGCAGCCCGACCCGGCCGAGACCGGCGTCGCCACCCCCGGCGACGGCGCGATCGTGAACTCCGGCCCGATCGACGGGCTGAGCAAGGACGACGCCATCGCCCGGATCACCGAGATCCTGGAGGAGCGCGGCACGGGGCGCGCGTCGGTGAACTACCGGCTGCGCGACTGGCTGGTGTCCCGCCAGCGGTTCTGGGGCTGCCCCATCCCGATCGTGCACTGCGAGTCGTGCGGCGAGGTCCCCGTCCCGGACGACCAGCTGCCGGTGACGCTGCCGGAGGGCCTGCGCGGCGCCGACCTGGCGCCCAAGGGCACCTCGCCGCTGGCGGCCGCCACCGACTGGGTCAACGTCTCCTGCCCCAAGTGCGGCGGCGCGGCCACCCGCGACACCGACACCATGGACACGTTCGTCGACTCGTCCTGGTACTTCTTCCGGTACTGCTCGCCCGGCTACGAGGACGGCCCGTTCGACGTCGAGCAGGTCCGCAAGTGGATGCCGGTCGACCAGTACACGGGCGGTGTCGAGCACGCCATCCTGCACCTGCTGTACAGCCGGTTCTTCACCAAGGTCCTGTACGACATGGGGATGGTCGACTTCACCGAGCCGTTCCGCCGGCTGCTGAACCAGGGCCAGGTGATCAACCAGGGCAAGGCGATGTCGAAGTCGCTGGGCAACGGCGTCGACCTGGGCGAGCAGATCGCCGAGTTCGGTGTGGACGTCGTCCGGCTGGCGCTGCTGTTCGCCGGCCCGCCCGAGGACGACATCGACTGGGCGGACGTGTCCACGCACGGCATGTCCAAGTTCCTGTCCCGCGTGCACCGCATCGCCACCGAGGTGTCCTCGGCCCCCGGCGTGGACGTCACGTCCGGCGACCCCGCCCTGCGCCGCGTCACCGCCCGCACCATCGACGAGACCACGACGCAGATCGAGAACCAGCGCTTCAACGTCGCGATCGCGCGGATCATGGAGCTGGTGTCGGCGACCCGCAAGGCCATCGACTCCGGGCCCGGCCCCGCCGACCCGGCGGTCCGGGAGGCCGCCGAGACCGTCGCGGTGATGCTGTCGCTGTTCGCGCCCTACACCGCCGAGGAGGCGTGGGAGCTGCTGGGCCGCGAGGCCCCGGTGATCCGCGCGGGCTGGCCGTCCGCCGACCCCGCCCTGCTGGTGGAGGAGGCGGTCACCTGCGTCGTGCAGATCGCCGGCAAGGTCCGCGACCGCCTGGAGGTCCCGCCGGGGATCACCGAGCAGGACCTGGAGCGCCTGGCGCTGGACTCGCCGAAGATCAAGGACGCCCTGGGCGGCGCCGAGATCGCCAAGGTCATCGTCCGCCCGCCCAAGATCGTCAACATCGTCCCCAAGCGCTGA
- a CDS encoding vitamin B12-dependent ribonucleotide reductase — protein sequence MTETVSGSAARRGKGSRKGLKVERIFTTPGVHPYDEVRWERRDVVMTNWRDGSVNFEQRGVEFPDFWSLNAVNIVTSKYFRGAVGTPQREWSLKQLVDRVVGVYVKTGREEGYFASDQDAEIFEHELKYALVHQLFSFNSPVWFNVGTKSPQQVSACFILSVDDTMESILDWYKEEGVIFKGGSGAGLNLSRIRSSKELLSSGGTASGPVSFMRGADASAGTIKSGGATRRAAKMVVLDVDHPDIEEFIETKAREEDKIRALRDAGFDMDLGGKDIASVQYQNANNSVRVSDEFMRAVESDGEFGLRARLTGEVVETVRAKDLFRKMAQAAWECADPGIQYDDTINDWHTNPETGRITASNPCSEYMSLDNSSCNLASINLLKFLTDEDTFDIARFVKLTELIITAMDISITFADFPTEKIAETTRDYRQLGIGYANLGALLMATGHAYDSEGGRSLAAAITSLMTGVAYRRSAELAGVVGPYAGYARNAEGHKRVMRKHAAANDGIRTLGSMDKKIHAAAAKQWQECLKTGEKNGYRNAQASLLAPTGTIGLMMDCDTTGIEPDLALVKFKKLVGGGSMQIVNHAVPRALKTLGYQQEQIEAIVEYIAEHGHVVDAPGLRPEHYEVFDCAMGERAISPMGHVRMMAAVQPFLSGAISKTVNMPEKATVEDIERVYFEGWRLGLKALAIYRDNCKVGQPLSAARKQQEEKSEPVTPRPVRRRLPKQRPATVTRFSVAGAEGYMTASSYPDDGLGEVFLKLGKQGSTLAGVMDAFSMAISISLQYGVPLETWVEKFTNMRFEPAGMTDDPDIRMATSVMDYIFRRLALDHLPYEQRAGLGILTAEERAMQANGEDPAALHGDEVDPESLAQTAEISKPPAPAATAPAAGEARSSMEVIESREGRTADAPLCLTCGTKMRPAGSCYVCEGCGSTSGCS from the coding sequence ATGACGGAGACGGTGAGCGGCTCGGCTGCCAGGCGCGGCAAGGGGAGCCGCAAAGGCCTGAAGGTCGAGCGCATTTTCACCACCCCCGGCGTGCATCCGTACGACGAGGTGCGCTGGGAGCGTCGTGACGTCGTCATGACCAACTGGCGCGACGGCTCGGTCAACTTCGAGCAGCGCGGCGTCGAGTTCCCCGACTTCTGGTCGCTGAACGCCGTCAACATCGTCACGTCCAAGTACTTCCGCGGAGCGGTCGGCACGCCGCAGCGCGAATGGAGCCTGAAGCAGCTCGTCGACCGCGTGGTCGGCGTGTACGTGAAGACCGGCCGGGAGGAGGGCTATTTCGCCTCCGACCAGGACGCCGAGATCTTCGAGCACGAGCTGAAGTACGCGCTGGTCCACCAGCTCTTCAGCTTCAACTCGCCCGTCTGGTTCAACGTGGGCACCAAGTCGCCGCAGCAGGTGAGCGCCTGCTTCATCCTGTCGGTGGACGACACGATGGAGTCCATTCTGGACTGGTACAAGGAAGAGGGCGTCATCTTCAAGGGCGGCTCCGGCGCCGGGCTCAACCTCTCCCGCATCCGCTCCAGCAAGGAACTGCTCTCGTCCGGCGGCACCGCCAGCGGGCCCGTCTCGTTCATGCGCGGCGCCGACGCGTCCGCCGGGACGATCAAGTCGGGCGGCGCGACCCGCCGGGCCGCGAAGATGGTCGTGCTGGACGTCGACCACCCCGACATCGAGGAGTTCATCGAGACCAAGGCGCGCGAGGAGGACAAGATCCGCGCGCTGCGGGACGCCGGGTTCGACATGGACCTCGGCGGCAAGGACATCGCCAGCGTCCAGTACCAGAACGCCAACAACTCCGTCCGCGTGTCGGACGAGTTCATGCGGGCCGTCGAGTCCGACGGCGAGTTCGGGCTGCGCGCCCGGCTGACCGGCGAGGTCGTGGAGACCGTCAGGGCCAAGGACCTGTTCCGGAAGATGGCGCAGGCCGCGTGGGAGTGCGCCGACCCCGGCATCCAGTACGACGACACGATCAACGACTGGCACACCAACCCCGAGACCGGGCGCATCACCGCGAGCAACCCCTGCAGCGAGTACATGAGCCTGGACAACTCGTCCTGCAACCTCGCGAGCATCAACCTGCTGAAGTTCCTCACCGACGAGGACACGTTCGACATCGCCAGGTTCGTCAAGCTCACCGAGCTGATCATCACGGCGATGGACATCTCGATCACGTTCGCGGACTTCCCGACGGAGAAGATCGCCGAGACGACCCGCGACTACCGGCAGCTCGGCATCGGGTACGCGAACCTGGGCGCGCTGCTGATGGCGACGGGCCACGCCTACGACTCCGAGGGCGGACGTTCGCTCGCCGCGGCCATCACGTCGCTGATGACCGGCGTCGCCTACCGCCGCTCCGCCGAGCTCGCCGGCGTCGTCGGCCCGTACGCGGGCTACGCCCGCAACGCCGAGGGCCACAAGCGCGTGATGCGCAAGCACGCCGCGGCGAACGACGGCATCCGCACGCTCGGCTCCATGGACAAGAAGATCCACGCCGCGGCCGCCAAGCAGTGGCAGGAGTGCCTGAAGACCGGCGAGAAGAACGGCTACCGGAACGCCCAGGCGTCCCTGCTGGCCCCCACCGGCACCATCGGCCTGATGATGGACTGCGACACCACCGGCATCGAGCCCGACCTGGCGCTGGTGAAGTTCAAGAAGCTCGTCGGCGGCGGCTCGATGCAGATCGTCAACCACGCGGTGCCGCGGGCGCTGAAGACGCTCGGCTACCAGCAGGAGCAGATCGAGGCGATCGTCGAGTACATCGCCGAGCACGGCCACGTCGTGGACGCCCCGGGCCTGCGCCCCGAGCACTACGAGGTGTTCGACTGCGCGATGGGGGAGCGGGCCATCAGCCCCATGGGCCACGTCCGGATGATGGCGGCGGTGCAGCCGTTCCTCAGCGGGGCGATCTCCAAGACGGTGAACATGCCGGAGAAGGCCACCGTCGAGGACATCGAGCGGGTCTACTTCGAGGGCTGGCGCCTCGGGCTGAAGGCCCTGGCGATCTACCGCGACAACTGCAAGGTGGGCCAGCCGCTGTCGGCCGCGCGCAAGCAGCAGGAGGAGAAGTCGGAGCCGGTGACGCCGCGTCCCGTCCGCAGGCGGCTGCCGAAGCAGCGGCCCGCGACCGTGACCCGCTTCTCCGTCGCCGGCGCCGAGGGCTACATGACCGCGTCGTCGTACCCCGACGACGGCCTCGGAGAGGTCTTCCTCAAGCTCGGCAAGCAGGGCTCCACGCTCGCCGGGGTGATGGACGCCTTCTCCATGGCGATCTCCATCAGCCTCCAGTACGGCGTCCCGCTGGAGACCTGGGTGGAGAAGTTCACCAACATGCGGTTCGAGCCGGCCGGCATGACCGACGACCCCGACATCCGCATGGCGACCTCGGTGATGGACTACATCTTCCGCCGGCTGGCGCTGGACCACCTCCCGTACGAGCAGCGCGCAGGACTCGGCATCCTGACCGCCGAGGAGCGCGCGATGCAGGCCAACGGCGAGGACCCCGCGGCCCTGCACGGCGACGAGGTCGACCCCGAGTCGCTCGCCCAGACCGCCGAGATCAGCAAGCCGCCGGCGCCGGCGGCGACCGCCCCGGCGGCCGGTGAGGCCCGCTCGTCCATGGAGGTCATCGAGAGCCGCGAGGGCCGCACGGCGGACGCGCCGCTGTGCCTCACCTGCGGCACGAAGATGCGTCCCGCGGGCAGCTGCTACGTCTGCGAAGGCTGCGGCTCCACCAGCGGCTGCAGCTGA
- the lexA gene encoding transcriptional repressor LexA, whose amino-acid sequence MSKVRQLPDGPMDESGLTQRQRMVLEVIRDSVQRRGYPPSMREIGEAVGLTSTSSVSHQLRTLQRKGFLRRDPNRPRAVEVRVPGTTPVRTDEETFEAGAPSSTAQPTPAYVPLVGRIAAGGPILAEESVEDVFTLPKQLVGEGTHFLLKVTGDSMIDVAIADGDWVVVRQQPVAEQGDIVAAMIDGEATVKTFKRRDGHIYLMPQNPAYEPIPGDDASILGRVVAVLRKM is encoded by the coding sequence ATGAGCAAGGTCCGGCAGCTGCCCGACGGGCCCATGGACGAATCCGGCCTGACCCAGCGGCAGCGCATGGTGCTGGAGGTGATCCGCGACTCGGTCCAGCGCCGGGGCTACCCGCCGTCCATGCGGGAGATCGGCGAGGCGGTGGGGCTGACCAGCACCTCCAGCGTGTCGCACCAGCTCCGGACGTTGCAGCGCAAGGGCTTCCTGCGCCGCGACCCGAACCGCCCGCGGGCGGTGGAGGTCCGGGTGCCGGGCACCACGCCCGTCCGGACCGACGAGGAGACGTTCGAGGCCGGGGCCCCGTCCTCCACCGCGCAGCCGACGCCCGCCTACGTGCCGCTGGTCGGCCGCATCGCCGCCGGAGGGCCCATCCTGGCCGAGGAGTCCGTCGAGGACGTGTTCACCCTCCCGAAGCAGCTCGTCGGCGAGGGCACCCACTTCCTGCTGAAGGTCACCGGCGACTCGATGATCGACGTCGCGATCGCCGACGGCGACTGGGTGGTCGTGCGCCAGCAGCCCGTGGCCGAGCAGGGCGACATCGTCGCCGCCATGATCGACGGCGAGGCGACCGTCAAGACGTTCAAACGCCGCGACGGCCACATCTACCTGATGCCCCAGAACCCCGCCTACGAGCCGATCCCCGGCGACGACGCCTCGATCCTGGGCCGCGTGGTGGCCGTCCTCCGCAAGATGTGA
- a CDS encoding TerB family tellurite resistance protein, translating into MAILIIFGWRVVFFTLSRGTFHCPNCGGDRAYRRRQGRNFFTLFFIPVIPLTKAGGEIVECDSCKGRWHPGVLDVPTTAQLAQMPGMLLRMAIAQVLRSGDYTDAASRSRAVAVVQQAGVAGYDDAALNADLARPFGEVRADMAHAAASLAPEARENILRAAAEIALTDGPLSVAEEETLAAVGADLQLTRVQVTGVVSMARQSSGQ; encoded by the coding sequence GTGGCGATCTTGATCATCTTCGGCTGGCGCGTGGTCTTCTTCACCCTGAGCAGGGGAACCTTCCACTGCCCGAACTGCGGAGGCGACCGCGCCTACCGGCGCAGGCAGGGACGCAACTTCTTCACCCTGTTCTTCATCCCCGTCATCCCCCTCACCAAGGCCGGCGGCGAGATCGTCGAGTGCGACTCCTGCAAGGGCCGCTGGCATCCCGGCGTCCTCGACGTGCCGACCACCGCCCAGCTCGCGCAGATGCCCGGGATGCTCCTGCGCATGGCCATCGCGCAGGTCCTGCGCTCCGGCGACTACACCGACGCCGCGTCCCGCTCGCGCGCCGTGGCCGTCGTCCAGCAGGCAGGCGTGGCCGGGTACGACGACGCGGCGCTGAACGCCGACCTCGCCCGCCCCTTCGGCGAGGTGCGCGCCGATATGGCGCACGCCGCGGCGTCGCTCGCCCCGGAGGCCCGCGAGAACATCCTGCGCGCCGCCGCCGAGATCGCCCTCACCGACGGGCCGCTCAGCGTCGCCGAGGAGGAGACCCTCGCCGCCGTCGGCGCCGACCTCCAGCTCACCCGCGTGCAGGTGACCGGGGTCGTGTCGATGGCCCGCCAGAGTTCCGGTCAATGA
- a CDS encoding DUF4180 domain-containing protein, whose product MADVMQERAGVQVLMCDPDGPKVATEQDALDLIGASFLGAEVVAVPASRLDASFFSLGTRFAGEIMQKFVNYRLRLAVVGDISEHLRESSALRALVRESNSGGHVWFVPDLEALDERLRAVA is encoded by the coding sequence ATGGCTGACGTCATGCAGGAGCGCGCCGGCGTGCAGGTGCTCATGTGCGACCCGGACGGCCCGAAGGTGGCGACCGAGCAGGACGCGCTGGACCTCATCGGAGCGTCGTTCCTCGGCGCCGAGGTGGTGGCCGTTCCCGCCAGCCGCCTGGACGCGAGCTTCTTCTCCCTGGGCACGCGGTTCGCCGGGGAGATCATGCAGAAGTTCGTCAACTACCGGCTGCGCCTGGCCGTCGTCGGCGACATCTCCGAGCATCTCCGGGAGAGCTCGGCGCTGCGGGCGCTCGTCCGCGAGTCGAACTCGGGCGGGCACGTGTGGTTCGTCCCCGACCTGGAGGCGCTCGACGAGAGGCTGCGGGCGGTCGCCTGA
- a CDS encoding helix-turn-helix domain-containing protein: protein MAEKMYSVEEVADHLGLHVRTVRGYIRTGRLKAVRIGKQYRIAQSDLDELTGRERPAVPPETGAHVEVSSIVQIDGIDQAAADRLGTFVLAGVNTGPHQLRVQIVHDQERNRMKIVILGGAAATAEVLRLLDGLLGDDSGLFAGEGDDG, encoded by the coding sequence ATGGCGGAGAAAATGTACTCGGTCGAGGAGGTGGCCGATCACCTCGGACTGCACGTGCGCACCGTGCGCGGCTACATCCGCACCGGCCGGCTCAAGGCGGTGCGGATCGGCAAGCAGTACCGGATCGCCCAGTCCGACCTCGACGAGCTGACCGGGCGCGAGCGGCCCGCTGTGCCCCCGGAGACCGGCGCCCACGTCGAGGTGTCGAGCATCGTGCAGATCGACGGCATCGACCAGGCCGCCGCCGACCGGCTGGGCACGTTCGTGCTGGCCGGGGTGAACACCGGCCCCCACCAGCTGCGGGTCCAGATCGTCCACGACCAGGAACGGAACCGGATGAAGATCGTGATTCTGGGCGGCGCCGCCGCCACCGCCGAGGTGCTGCGCCTGCTCGACGGGCTGCTCGGCGACGACAGCGGCCTGTTCGCGGGGGAGGGCGACGATGGCTGA
- a CDS encoding DoxX family protein, giving the protein MRTRPVYDIAAVLARLGVGVVFMAHGWQKIEAGVTATSRSFDDLGVPLPTAAAVYSAFVELLGGAALIAGLGLPVTGLLLFLDMAGAFVFVHADKGLFMVDGDSVRNGYELVLALGMISLVFAAGGGGRLTVDQWLLGKRVRRPGGDPDDEDAASFVASLRAAETKPAKKPRSHRSAKRQPDPADKPDTPDKPAASDKPGTGDTPAGGEGAEDDVLVAGRKSQRRRTTRTQPMKRPSATGDEPAT; this is encoded by the coding sequence ATGCGCACACGGCCGGTCTACGACATCGCGGCGGTCCTCGCCCGGCTCGGCGTGGGCGTCGTGTTCATGGCACACGGCTGGCAGAAGATCGAGGCGGGCGTCACCGCCACGAGCCGCTCGTTCGACGACCTCGGCGTGCCGCTTCCGACCGCCGCCGCCGTCTACTCCGCGTTCGTCGAGCTGCTCGGCGGCGCCGCGCTGATCGCCGGGCTCGGGCTCCCCGTCACCGGCCTCCTGCTGTTCCTGGACATGGCCGGCGCCTTCGTGTTCGTCCACGCGGACAAGGGCCTGTTCATGGTGGACGGCGACAGCGTCCGGAACGGCTACGAACTCGTCCTCGCCCTCGGCATGATCAGCCTGGTGTTCGCCGCGGGCGGCGGCGGGCGGCTCACCGTCGACCAGTGGCTCCTCGGCAAGCGCGTGCGGCGCCCCGGCGGCGACCCCGACGACGAGGACGCGGCGAGCTTCGTGGCGTCGCTCCGCGCGGCCGAGACGAAGCCCGCCAAGAAGCCCCGCTCCCACCGCTCCGCGAAGCGCCAGCCGGATCCCGCCGACAAGCCGGACACCCCCGACAAACCCGCCGCCTCCGACAAGCCAGGAACCGGCGACACGCCCGCCGGCGGCGAGGGCGCCGAGGACGACGTGCTGGTGGCAGGCCGCAAGAGCCAGCGCCGCCGCACCACCCGCACCCAGCCGATGAAGCGCCCCTCCGCCACCGGCGACGAACCCGCCACCTGA